In Priestia megaterium NBRC 15308 = ATCC 14581, the following proteins share a genomic window:
- a CDS encoding MerR family transcriptional regulator, with the protein MSYSMKEMNEKTGLSAPTLRYYEKEGILPFVERDENGKRLYNDTNIEWIRFILALRSTGMPLAEIKRYVELYKQGESTIKERKNMMLQHKEAVEEEMAKTFKYLEQINYKLALYDSLEAELTQKEIKI; encoded by the coding sequence TTGTCTTATAGCATGAAAGAAATGAATGAAAAAACCGGGCTTTCCGCACCGACTTTACGCTACTATGAAAAAGAAGGGATCCTTCCTTTTGTAGAGCGTGATGAAAATGGAAAACGCCTCTATAATGATACGAATATTGAATGGATCCGTTTTATCTTAGCTCTGCGCTCAACGGGCATGCCTCTTGCAGAAATCAAGCGCTATGTAGAGCTCTATAAACAAGGCGAAAGCACAATTAAAGAACGAAAAAACATGATGCTTCAGCACAAAGAAGCGGTCGAAGAAGAAATGGCCAAAACTTTTAAATACCTTGAACAAATCAACTATAAGCTTGCTTTGTACGACTCACTAGAAGCAGAATTAACGCAAAAGGAAATTAAAATTTAA
- a CDS encoding aldo/keto reductase → MQYRKLGTTGLEVSNLCLGTMAFGRWIDEKASAAILHSAIDNGISFVDTANYYGKGQDEEFRYGTGESEEIIGRALKGKRDDVVLATKVGIAVGKGQNDKGLSRTHIMREVDNQLRRLQTDYIDLYQVHLFDPNTPMEETLRALDDLVRQGKVRYIGCSNYAAWQIAKSHHISDKMNLEKFISVQPQYNLLSREIEQELLPFSQSEGVGVMVYSPLARGMLSGKYKTPNDVPPESRAAHGEKLLRNYFTDQNFQLVEQYRKLAEKNEVSLSQFALSWVLNQPAVTSSIIGASKLHHVTDAVEISDWTWSEELLNTVNSLY, encoded by the coding sequence ATGCAATATCGAAAGCTTGGAACAACAGGTCTGGAAGTATCAAATTTATGTCTAGGTACTATGGCGTTTGGACGATGGATTGACGAAAAAGCGTCGGCAGCTATTTTACATAGCGCCATTGACAACGGAATTAGCTTCGTTGACACGGCCAACTATTATGGAAAAGGGCAAGACGAAGAATTTAGATATGGCACAGGGGAATCTGAAGAAATTATTGGACGTGCGTTAAAAGGAAAACGAGATGATGTTGTGCTCGCAACAAAAGTCGGCATTGCCGTAGGAAAAGGCCAAAATGATAAAGGCCTTTCACGCACACATATTATGAGAGAAGTGGATAATCAGCTGCGACGACTGCAGACAGACTACATTGATCTTTATCAAGTCCATCTTTTTGATCCGAATACACCTATGGAAGAAACGCTTCGCGCGCTAGATGATTTAGTTCGTCAAGGCAAAGTTCGTTATATTGGCTGCTCCAATTATGCCGCTTGGCAAATCGCAAAGTCTCATCATATTAGTGACAAAATGAATCTTGAAAAATTCATTTCCGTTCAGCCTCAGTATAATCTTCTCTCTCGTGAAATTGAACAAGAGCTGCTGCCGTTTAGTCAATCTGAAGGTGTAGGCGTCATGGTATACAGTCCGTTAGCACGAGGCATGCTTTCAGGCAAATATAAAACACCAAATGACGTGCCGCCAGAAAGTCGCGCTGCGCATGGTGAAAAGCTGCTGCGAAACTACTTTACAGACCAAAACTTTCAGCTGGTGGAGCAGTATCGCAAGTTAGCAGAAAAAAATGAAGTAAGCTTGTCTCAGTTTGCTCTTTCATGGGTATTGAATCAGCCCGCTGTAACATCAAGCATTATCGGAGCTAGTAAATTGCATCACGTAACAGATGCGGTTGAAATCAGCGATTGGACATGGTCAGAAGAGTTGTTGAATACCGTGAATTCACTGTATTAA
- a CDS encoding CPBP family intramembrane glutamic endopeptidase has product MKQKNQGLWTIKSFVIMLVVTFVGVPILIEGILQDALHSLFKNELYAGTATGFVMAAVFLSALYGLMVQAGDRKIGFQSFSKRHWPRILFWLFVLILGSVAIVVLMEWFGMTYENKKTASLQQDLSLFSFILAFVSAAVISPFYEEIIYRGFFYTWLKRKGGIVVGLVGSSFIFMLVHIPTYNTLPVNFLSGLVFAWVYEQTKSLLPSMIIHACFNGIAVILTAAA; this is encoded by the coding sequence TTGAAACAAAAAAATCAAGGATTATGGACAATAAAATCATTCGTAATTATGCTGGTCGTCACATTTGTTGGGGTGCCTATCTTAATTGAAGGCATATTGCAGGATGCTTTACATTCCCTGTTTAAAAATGAACTTTATGCTGGAACAGCTACTGGGTTTGTTATGGCAGCTGTGTTTTTATCAGCTCTGTATGGGCTGATGGTTCAGGCTGGTGATAGAAAAATTGGTTTTCAATCGTTTTCAAAACGGCACTGGCCGCGCATTCTTTTTTGGCTTTTTGTGCTGATCTTAGGAAGTGTGGCAATTGTTGTGCTAATGGAATGGTTTGGTATGACGTATGAAAATAAAAAAACAGCCAGTTTACAGCAAGACCTGTCGCTGTTTTCATTTATACTTGCTTTTGTTTCAGCCGCTGTGATCTCACCTTTTTATGAAGAGATTATCTACCGAGGATTTTTTTATACGTGGCTAAAACGTAAAGGAGGGATTGTTGTTGGATTAGTAGGAAGCTCGTTTATCTTTATGCTGGTGCATATTCCAACGTACAATACCTTGCCCGTTAATTTTTTATCAGGTCTCGTGTTTGCATGGGTGTACGAACAAACAAAGTCGCTGCTTCCAAGTATGATCATTCATGCTTGTTTTAATGGAATCGCCGTTATTTTAACAGCGGCAGCTTAA
- a CDS encoding MerR family transcriptional regulator: MIYFSTGQAAKKLGLTVRTLRYYDQIGLLHPSSKSENGKRSYSETDLITLEKITLLKNLAVPLRDIELILHKVSIDELLAIHQQKLQQKAMEIQQALEHTHTLRNSIKIEGELNWKQLLPLVDNETNAKSSWNDLLSVSIEESEILQHDLPKMENASADKWINIIKRVQLCLKHQRASQSEDGQLIAADILLLSSKLFGSHTALEKAFWDVRKSPEASSSLNLYPIDSEVLQFIEDAIIFHEQHTKE, translated from the coding sequence ATGATTTATTTTTCTACTGGGCAAGCCGCTAAAAAATTAGGCCTCACGGTGCGTACGCTTCGTTACTACGATCAAATTGGCTTGCTTCATCCATCGTCAAAATCAGAAAATGGAAAACGCTCCTACTCAGAAACGGATTTAATCACACTAGAGAAAATTACTTTGTTAAAAAACTTAGCCGTTCCTTTGCGAGATATTGAACTTATTCTTCACAAAGTGAGTATCGATGAACTTCTAGCCATTCATCAGCAAAAACTTCAGCAAAAAGCGATGGAAATTCAACAAGCTTTAGAACATACTCACACGCTTCGCAACAGTATAAAAATAGAAGGTGAATTAAACTGGAAGCAGCTCCTTCCTTTAGTTGACAATGAAACTAATGCCAAGAGCAGCTGGAATGATCTGCTTTCGGTTTCAATAGAAGAAAGTGAGATTCTGCAGCATGATTTGCCTAAAATGGAGAATGCGAGTGCCGATAAATGGATTAACATCATAAAACGAGTTCAGCTTTGCTTAAAGCATCAGCGTGCATCTCAATCTGAAGATGGACAGCTAATTGCAGCTGATATACTGCTTTTATCGAGTAAGCTATTTGGCTCTCATACGGCTTTAGAAAAAGCCTTTTGGGATGTTCGCAAATCTCCTGAGGCATCAAGTTCACTTAATCTCTACCCTATTGACAGCGAAGTCCTTCAATTTATTGAAGATGCGATTATTTTTCACGAACAACATACAAAGGAATGA
- a CDS encoding MFS transporter translates to MKVLKKEKLFANSSYKKLFISSTAASFGDLFDMFAVMTLFTYVWHANSLWITLIPVAYALPSILLSQAAGNLADRYDKVQLMFLSELVRLLFTCLLFFTNEPLLALGVLMLRSMSSVMKVPAQLSYVREVVKEDQLMQASTLQNIMFQVAKVVGPFLGAAALTITTPKACILVNAAACMISIGVLFSLKKAGKNIQGQAARSSHQAKETYSNGWKIVFQHSLLLRVVILFHLSYFVVMLVDAQISIFLRDVLPHHPEMLGWLLSGIGLGALATGVYLNRKKQVHHPFRLLSFGLLLFGGALFFISCFNPAVMSRYFILIAAPIGGAGVGLNLLLFNYIVQTYSDKEHLGKVYGFINTLTSAVLLTAPLLGGMLVKLAGAQTTFLAAAIIIVSVGFVSMLMPLRDKQERNVQIDA, encoded by the coding sequence ATGAAGGTATTGAAAAAAGAAAAGCTGTTTGCTAATTCTTCTTATAAAAAATTATTTATTTCAAGCACTGCAGCAAGCTTCGGAGATTTATTTGATATGTTTGCGGTGATGACGCTTTTTACATACGTGTGGCACGCAAATTCCCTCTGGATTACGCTTATTCCTGTCGCGTACGCTTTACCTAGCATCCTGCTAAGTCAAGCAGCAGGAAATTTAGCGGACCGCTATGATAAAGTACAGCTGATGTTTCTGTCTGAACTAGTCCGTCTTCTGTTCACATGTCTGTTATTTTTCACAAATGAACCGCTTTTGGCACTTGGGGTGCTGATGCTGCGCTCTATGAGTTCTGTTATGAAAGTGCCCGCACAGCTCTCTTACGTTCGAGAAGTGGTCAAAGAAGATCAGCTGATGCAGGCCTCTACTTTACAAAACATTATGTTTCAAGTTGCCAAAGTTGTGGGGCCGTTTCTCGGAGCCGCCGCGCTGACGATTACAACGCCAAAAGCATGCATTTTAGTTAATGCCGCAGCTTGTATGATTTCTATTGGCGTGCTGTTTTCACTTAAAAAAGCAGGTAAAAACATTCAAGGGCAAGCTGCTCGTTCTTCCCATCAAGCGAAAGAAACGTACTCAAACGGCTGGAAAATCGTTTTTCAGCACTCACTCCTTTTACGCGTCGTTATTTTGTTTCACCTTTCGTATTTTGTAGTGATGCTTGTTGACGCTCAAATTAGCATCTTTCTACGAGATGTGCTGCCTCACCATCCGGAAATGCTCGGCTGGCTGCTTTCTGGAATCGGACTGGGGGCGCTAGCAACAGGAGTGTATCTTAATAGAAAAAAACAGGTTCACCATCCATTTAGACTGTTATCATTTGGACTGCTTCTATTTGGAGGGGCTTTATTTTTCATTAGCTGCTTTAATCCAGCCGTTATGTCACGCTATTTCATTTTGATTGCTGCACCTATTGGAGGAGCCGGAGTTGGGCTTAATTTACTGCTGTTTAACTATATCGTTCAAACATACAGCGACAAGGAACACCTCGGAAAAGTGTACGGATTCATCAACACCTTAACGAGTGCCGTTTTACTTACTGCTCCTCTTCTTGGAGGCATGCTCGTAAAGCTTGCAGGTGCTCAGACGACTTTTTTAGCGGCGGCAATCATCATCGTAAGCGTTGGATTTGTGAGTATGCTGATGCCTCTGCGTGATAAACAGGAAAGAAACGTTCAGATTGACGCATAA
- a CDS encoding glycoside hydrolase family 32 protein, with protein sequence MAESKYRTILEAKSGELEALKDKAIKDTWQPIYHIHPQYGLMNDPNGLIQLNGEYHVFYQWYPYGAMHGMKHWAHVKSTDLVTWERLPVALTPTEEYESHGAYSGGAIEKDGQGLLFYTGNVKYEDGSRSANQCIAMLNRDGSVEKYTHNPAVQGVPDGYTGHVRDPKVWKENDTYYMLLGAQRENETGALIVYESSDALQWSFKGEVKTSLPDFGYMWECPDYFKLDGKDVFVFSPQGIKADGHNFYNIYNVIYAVGTFDVESLTFEMEYYREIDKGFDFYAPQTFQDESGRRLLFAWIGNPDVDYPSDEYGWAHALTLPRELSLEGNELVQKPVEELHKLRDQAVHFRGTLKNEEVIIDEATNNAYEINMTFREIGAKQFGLELFNSKEEELRLVFDTEKQEVRLDRSSFHHQYATEYGVVRSEKWTASNEVDVRVFVDKSIVEIYINGGKIVFTSRVFPKKDSKSAVNVFAEGAVDYRIDYYGMSRGI encoded by the coding sequence ATGGCTGAATCGAAGTACAGAACGATTTTAGAAGCAAAATCTGGAGAGTTAGAAGCATTAAAAGACAAAGCAATCAAAGACACCTGGCAGCCGATTTATCATATTCATCCACAGTACGGGCTGATGAATGATCCAAACGGATTGATTCAATTAAACGGTGAATATCATGTGTTTTATCAGTGGTATCCGTACGGTGCGATGCATGGAATGAAGCACTGGGCTCATGTGAAATCTACGGATTTAGTAACGTGGGAACGCCTTCCGGTTGCGTTAACGCCAACGGAAGAATATGAATCGCACGGCGCATACTCAGGCGGCGCGATTGAAAAAGATGGTCAAGGGCTGCTGTTTTATACGGGGAATGTAAAATACGAAGACGGCTCACGTTCAGCTAATCAATGTATCGCGATGCTAAACAGGGATGGAAGTGTGGAAAAATACACGCATAATCCAGCGGTACAAGGCGTCCCTGATGGGTATACAGGACATGTGCGTGATCCGAAAGTATGGAAAGAAAATGATACATATTATATGCTGCTAGGCGCTCAGCGTGAAAACGAAACGGGCGCGTTAATTGTGTATGAATCAAGCGATGCGCTTCAGTGGTCATTTAAAGGCGAAGTTAAAACATCACTTCCTGACTTTGGCTATATGTGGGAGTGCCCGGATTACTTTAAACTGGATGGAAAAGATGTGTTTGTCTTTTCGCCGCAAGGAATCAAAGCGGATGGCCACAATTTTTATAATATTTACAATGTAATTTACGCGGTGGGAACATTTGATGTGGAAAGTTTAACGTTTGAAATGGAGTATTACCGTGAAATTGATAAAGGGTTTGACTTTTATGCACCGCAAACGTTCCAAGATGAAAGCGGACGTCGCTTGCTATTTGCATGGATTGGAAACCCGGACGTTGACTATCCGTCAGACGAATACGGATGGGCCCATGCCTTAACGCTTCCTCGTGAGCTTTCGCTTGAAGGAAATGAACTTGTTCAAAAGCCTGTAGAAGAGTTACATAAGCTTCGAGATCAAGCAGTTCATTTTAGAGGAACGCTAAAAAATGAAGAAGTGATCATTGATGAAGCAACAAACAATGCATATGAAATCAATATGACGTTCCGCGAGATAGGGGCCAAACAGTTTGGTTTAGAGCTATTTAATAGTAAAGAAGAAGAGCTTCGCCTCGTGTTTGATACAGAAAAGCAAGAAGTGCGACTCGACCGTTCTTCATTCCACCATCAATATGCAACGGAATACGGTGTGGTTCGCTCTGAAAAATGGACAGCGTCAAATGAAGTCGATGTTCGTGTATTTGTCGACAAAAGCATCGTCGAAATTTATATAAACGGCGGCAAAATTGTCTTCACTTCCCGGGTATTCCCGAAAAAAGATTCCAAATCAGCTGTAAATGTATTTGCAGAAGGGGCTGTGGATTACCGTATTGATTATTACGGTATGTCGCGCGGTATTTAA
- a CDS encoding YtxH domain-containing protein, whose product MTKENVKETVGKETKGGSKELLVGTLVGSVVGVTTALLVAPKSGKELRASIQDGANQALAKTGQVKETVYAKGQDLKQRTARLSQKVSEQSSQVVNKVKSLRTAKEQPLAETAAAEELETTEIVQDPVLEAEAVQEELNTITQEVSDLEQSVDETRR is encoded by the coding sequence ATGACAAAAGAAAACGTAAAAGAAACAGTGGGTAAAGAAACAAAAGGTGGAAGCAAAGAGTTATTAGTCGGCACGTTAGTAGGCAGCGTAGTCGGTGTCACAACAGCTTTACTAGTAGCGCCAAAGTCAGGAAAAGAGCTGCGTGCTTCTATTCAAGACGGAGCGAATCAAGCACTTGCTAAAACAGGTCAAGTGAAAGAAACGGTATATGCAAAAGGCCAAGACCTCAAACAGCGCACGGCCCGCCTTTCACAAAAAGTCTCCGAACAATCTTCGCAAGTTGTCAACAAAGTGAAATCTCTGCGCACTGCTAAAGAACAGCCGCTTGCAGAAACGGCTGCAGCAGAAGAGCTTGAAACGACAGAAATCGTTCAAGATCCTGTTCTTGAAGCTGAAGCGGTGCAAGAAGAATTAAATACAATTACGCAAGAAGTAAGTGATTTAGAACAATCTGTCGATGAAACAAGACGTTAA
- a CDS encoding DUF3221 domain-containing protein translates to MKFTVQSTALFLLFFICLSGCSDNAEQSKKPAGYLVQGRILEVKRDEILIANVIPRDTALDYTTKEILGSSDVQPIYVKVSDDQTYKKGQLVKAWLKKDKSVQYSVPAKGEAVEVNILKQP, encoded by the coding sequence ATGAAGTTTACCGTTCAATCAACTGCACTTTTTCTTCTCTTTTTTATTTGTTTAAGCGGCTGTTCTGATAACGCCGAGCAGTCAAAAAAGCCGGCCGGCTATTTAGTTCAAGGGCGCATTTTAGAAGTGAAACGGGATGAAATTCTTATTGCAAACGTCATTCCGCGAGATACTGCGCTTGACTATACAACAAAAGAAATACTTGGTTCTAGCGATGTACAGCCTATTTATGTAAAAGTTTCGGATGATCAAACATACAAAAAAGGACAGCTCGTTAAAGCATGGCTCAAAAAAGACAAAAGCGTTCAGTATTCCGTTCCGGCAAAAGGCGAAGCTGTTGAAGTCAACATTTTAAAACAGCCGTAG
- a CDS encoding patatin-like phospholipase family protein — protein sequence MKADAVFEGGGVRGIAFTGAIEAMEESNVEWQRLAGTSAGALIAALLASGYKSGEIRRELQNMDYAKFRGKTIINRIPLIGNLIELMVHLGFYKNDYLEKWVYGLLREKGIETFADLPADKLKIIASDISNGQMLVLPDDLPRYGMQPSDMKISQAVMMSASIPFFFRPVIWKSKGFKRSYIVDGALLSNFPIWLFDTEHPRFPTFGFRFVKEEIDTAAIIPTPVHLFKSMFTTMLQAHDLRYLNAETKERTVQIPTGVITATDFALKEEEIEFLYESGYISAKRFLEKWDFEQHKMNRTGRQLTRRKLP from the coding sequence GTGAAAGCAGATGCTGTATTTGAAGGGGGAGGCGTTCGAGGAATTGCATTCACGGGTGCGATTGAAGCGATGGAAGAAAGCAATGTAGAATGGCAGCGTCTAGCAGGTACGTCAGCGGGAGCGTTAATTGCGGCACTTTTAGCGAGCGGCTATAAAAGCGGTGAAATTCGCAGAGAGCTTCAAAACATGGACTATGCTAAGTTTCGCGGGAAAACGATCATTAACCGAATTCCTCTGATTGGAAACTTGATTGAACTGATGGTTCATTTAGGCTTTTATAAAAATGATTATTTGGAAAAATGGGTGTATGGTCTGCTGCGTGAAAAAGGAATCGAAACGTTTGCGGATTTGCCGGCAGATAAGCTGAAAATTATTGCCTCAGACATTTCGAACGGACAGATGCTTGTGCTGCCTGACGACTTGCCGCGATATGGAATGCAGCCAAGCGATATGAAGATTTCACAAGCCGTGATGATGAGTGCGTCCATTCCTTTTTTCTTTCGTCCCGTCATCTGGAAATCCAAAGGGTTCAAGAGGTCATACATTGTCGATGGAGCGCTTTTAAGCAATTTTCCAATTTGGCTGTTTGATACGGAGCATCCGCGTTTCCCGACGTTTGGTTTTCGATTTGTAAAAGAAGAAATTGATACAGCCGCTATTATTCCGACGCCAGTTCATCTATTTAAAAGTATGTTTACCACGATGCTGCAAGCTCATGATTTGCGGTATTTGAACGCGGAGACAAAAGAACGAACGGTGCAAATTCCAACGGGGGTGATTACGGCAACGGATTTTGCCTTAAAGGAAGAAGAAATTGAATTTTTATATGAATCTGGTTATATATCAGCAAAGCGCTTTTTAGAAAAGTGGGATTTTGAACAGCATAAAATGAATCGGACCGGACGGCAGCTGACAAGAAGAAAGCTCCCGTAA
- a CDS encoding ABC transporter permease, with product MTVFDLVKKNMRKNISRYSLYFFSMIFSIIVYYVFATLQYDQSISKVIGEQLRLQGIFNASNYVLLTFIVVFIWYTNSFFIGQRKRELGLYHLVGIEKRTIGKMIFYENMLLGIFSLVVGILLGTVFSRLFVLFLLKLMGLSLSITLTFSIQAVLKTAVVFLIVTIFISFQGYFIMYRYTLLDLFQAESKSERVNKMNSKRSIVVGGLGILIVGYGYYLSSGNIVTPKFFLIVAVVLFSVIFGTFLLFKATIEWLMGLYREHASRYYSFANMLSVSTMMYRIKANARVLTLITILSATTLVAVGVTYSSYYNTKADARSMQPYDYTLHSKKAAEDFMKVLRDLDIQSNQYVYHIVKHSADLSDFRFITSGYYKDREQISFLDEEEVRKNGVSVPALSANETVIFDSMAKGKVFKPSTGKTAAVELNKSEQLALKVVKSEPLLILDSDSAGYQFVVNHDTFNKLLKAGQKQAVYVFNTDDGNKQNELTKNYHQIAKEAGESRTSYYDVFQAGLMSKGLFIFIGGFLGLVFLMATGSIIYFKQISEAEQERKRFEVLRKLGFSVSQMMSAVRKQQLFTFGLPLVIGILHSLFALKVITNLTGESLIVPVLIADAVYGIIYFFFYWLTMNYYRMVIKRL from the coding sequence ATGACCGTATTTGATCTTGTTAAAAAGAATATGCGCAAAAATATTAGCCGGTACAGCCTTTATTTCTTTTCAATGATTTTTAGTATTATTGTGTACTATGTGTTTGCTACGCTTCAGTACGACCAATCGATTTCAAAGGTTATTGGAGAACAGCTGAGGCTGCAGGGCATTTTTAATGCTTCAAACTACGTTCTGCTTACCTTTATTGTTGTCTTTATTTGGTACACAAACTCATTTTTTATCGGGCAGCGTAAGAGAGAGCTCGGGCTGTATCATTTAGTCGGCATTGAAAAACGTACGATTGGAAAAATGATTTTTTATGAGAATATGCTGCTGGGGATTTTTTCTCTGGTGGTCGGTATTTTACTAGGTACCGTGTTTTCAAGGCTGTTTGTGCTGTTTTTACTAAAGCTTATGGGACTGTCGCTTTCGATTACGCTCACATTTTCTATTCAAGCGGTTTTAAAAACAGCCGTAGTGTTTTTGATTGTTACCATTTTTATATCGTTTCAAGGCTATTTTATTATGTACCGCTATACGCTATTAGATCTGTTTCAAGCAGAAAGCAAAAGTGAACGCGTAAATAAAATGAATTCGAAACGCTCAATTGTAGTGGGAGGACTGGGTATCTTAATCGTTGGCTACGGATACTACCTTTCATCGGGAAACATTGTGACACCTAAGTTTTTTCTAATTGTAGCCGTTGTACTGTTCTCGGTCATTTTCGGTACATTTTTACTTTTTAAAGCCACAATTGAGTGGCTGATGGGGCTTTACCGAGAGCATGCAAGCCGATATTATTCGTTTGCAAATATGCTAAGCGTTTCTACTATGATGTATCGAATTAAAGCAAATGCACGAGTGTTAACCCTAATTACGATTTTGTCGGCTACTACACTTGTGGCAGTTGGTGTGACGTATTCCTCGTACTATAATACAAAAGCCGACGCCAGAAGCATGCAGCCTTATGACTATACGCTGCACAGCAAAAAAGCAGCGGAAGACTTTATGAAAGTGCTGCGTGATTTAGATATCCAATCAAATCAGTATGTGTATCATATCGTGAAGCACTCTGCTGATTTATCGGATTTTCGATTTATTACATCGGGCTACTATAAAGATAGGGAACAAATCAGCTTTTTAGATGAAGAAGAAGTACGAAAGAATGGCGTTTCGGTCCCTGCGCTAAGCGCAAACGAAACCGTTATTTTTGATTCAATGGCAAAAGGAAAAGTGTTTAAACCTAGTACAGGTAAAACCGCAGCTGTGGAGCTGAACAAATCAGAACAGCTTGCTTTAAAAGTCGTTAAATCCGAGCCTTTGCTCATTCTTGATTCTGACAGTGCCGGCTATCAGTTTGTAGTCAACCACGATACATTCAACAAGCTTTTAAAAGCTGGACAAAAGCAAGCGGTGTACGTATTTAATACCGATGATGGAAACAAACAAAATGAACTTACTAAGAACTATCATCAAATCGCAAAAGAAGCTGGCGAAAGCCGTACTTCATACTATGATGTGTTTCAGGCAGGCTTAATGAGTAAAGGATTGTTTATTTTTATTGGAGGGTTTTTAGGGCTCGTCTTTTTGATGGCCACGGGCAGTATTATTTATTTTAAGCAAATCTCCGAAGCCGAACAAGAGCGCAAAAGATTTGAAGTTCTGCGTAAGCTTGGGTTTTCAGTGTCTCAAATGATGAGCGCCGTTCGAAAGCAGCAGCTGTTTACGTTTGGTTTGCCTTTAGTAATTGGCATCTTGCACAGTCTATTTGCGCTGAAGGTCATTACGAATCTAACCGGTGAAAGTCTGATAGTCCCTGTTTTAATAGCGGATGCAGTATACGGGATTATTTATTTCTTTTTCTACTGGCTGACAATGAATTACTACCGAATGGTAATAAAGCGACTGTAA
- a CDS encoding ABC transporter ATP-binding protein: MSIVLEGKNVTKTFGSRGNVYEALKGIDFTIEEGEFVGIMGPSGAGKTTLMNILSTIDRPTDGEIWIQGENVALMKDKKLSAFRRNHLGFIFQDYNLLDTLTVKENILLPLTVIKMSKKEMEAKLKDTATRLGIYELADKYPYEISGGQKQRVAAARAMITNPAVIFADEPTGALDSKAASSLLEKLSQLNQEDRATIIMVTHDPLASSYCSRVLFIKDGQIYTELFKGEQTRQAFFKRIMNIQGALGGEGYDRI; this comes from the coding sequence GTGAGCATTGTTCTTGAAGGAAAAAATGTAACCAAAACGTTTGGATCAAGAGGAAATGTATACGAAGCGCTAAAAGGAATTGATTTTACAATCGAAGAAGGAGAGTTTGTTGGTATTATGGGACCATCTGGAGCGGGAAAAACGACGCTGATGAACATTCTTTCAACGATTGACCGTCCCACCGATGGCGAAATATGGATTCAAGGAGAAAACGTGGCGCTCATGAAAGATAAGAAGCTGTCTGCTTTCAGACGCAATCATTTAGGGTTTATTTTTCAAGATTATAATTTATTGGATACGTTAACGGTAAAAGAAAATATTCTTCTTCCGCTTACGGTTATAAAAATGTCTAAGAAAGAGATGGAAGCGAAGCTTAAAGACACCGCAACGCGACTAGGCATCTATGAGCTGGCCGATAAGTATCCGTATGAGATTTCTGGCGGACAAAAACAGCGCGTTGCAGCAGCGAGAGCAATGATTACGAATCCAGCTGTTATTTTCGCCGATGAACCTACCGGAGCTCTTGATTCCAAAGCTGCTTCAAGCCTGCTTGAAAAGCTGTCGCAATTAAATCAAGAAGACCGTGCCACGATTATTATGGTGACGCATGATCCGCTGGCTTCAAGCTACTGCAGCCGCGTGCTGTTTATTAAAGACGGACAAATTTACACGGAGCTGTTTAAAGGCGAACAAACGAGACAAGCATTTTTTAAACGAATTATGAACATTCAAGGCGCATTAGGCGGTGAAGGCTATGACCGTATTTGA
- a CDS encoding DUF1093 domain-containing protein yields the protein MKRKWISLLALLLVVGAGIGGIKIYQKAATEHQYGIIPKEAKKVDEYGRVQYTISVINEKGQTTFQTFTTIKQLKEGTVIDLFVRGNEVRKYDVITKNELPQRVKSVWPTKERKEEEK from the coding sequence ATGAAGCGAAAGTGGATTAGCCTCTTAGCTCTGCTTTTGGTTGTAGGAGCAGGTATAGGAGGAATAAAGATTTATCAAAAAGCCGCAACGGAGCATCAATACGGGATTATCCCAAAAGAAGCAAAAAAAGTGGATGAGTATGGACGAGTTCAATATACAATTTCAGTGATAAATGAAAAAGGACAAACAACGTTTCAAACATTTACAACGATTAAACAGTTAAAAGAAGGAACGGTTATTGACCTTTTCGTTCGAGGCAATGAAGTTCGGAAATATGACGTTATAACAAAGAATGAGCTGCCGCAGCGAGTGAAAAGCGTGTGGCCTACAAAAGAACGAAAGGAGGAGGAAAAGTGA